One region of Ornithinibacter aureus genomic DNA includes:
- a CDS encoding C40 family peptidase codes for MALAPSVVAPAVAAPVATEVVGVVGVTAVAKPKPKPRPVVVQAQADADEVATRRSNTSASRSTPARSTTSTKKASTAKTATSSNVPQSASGVVNIARGLLGIPYVYGGSTPSGFDCSGFTKYVFGKAGISIPRTASAQQRAATRVSNPKPGDLVFFGSPAWHVGIYTGNGMMIDSPKPGKSTSERPVFSGVSGYGRF; via the coding sequence GTGGCGCTGGCACCGTCGGTCGTCGCGCCGGCCGTCGCAGCCCCGGTGGCGACCGAGGTCGTGGGTGTCGTCGGCGTCACCGCCGTCGCCAAGCCCAAGCCCAAGCCGCGCCCCGTCGTGGTGCAGGCGCAGGCGGATGCCGACGAGGTCGCCACTCGCCGCAGCAACACCTCCGCCTCCCGCAGCACCCCCGCCCGCTCGACCACGAGCACCAAGAAGGCCTCGACCGCGAAGACGGCGACGTCCAGCAACGTCCCGCAGTCCGCCAGTGGCGTGGTGAACATCGCCCGCGGCCTGCTCGGCATCCCCTACGTCTACGGCGGCTCGACCCCGTCCGGCTTCGACTGCTCCGGGTTCACCAAGTACGTCTTCGGCAAGGCCGGCATCTCCATTCCGCGCACGGCCTCGGCCCAGCAGCGCGCGGCCACCAGGGTCAGCAACCCCAAGCCCGGTGACCTGGTGTTCTTCGGTTCCCCGGCCTGGCACGTGGGCATCTACACCGGCAACGGCATGATGATCGACTCGCCCAAGCCGGGCAAGTCCACCTCCGAGCGTCCGGTGTTCTCCGGCGTCAGCGGGTACGGCCGCTTCTGA